CTCAAAGTACTGAAAAAATAATgctttatcaaatcaaatcaaatcacttttattgtcacatcacatgtgctggtacattggtacagcacatgtgagtgaaattcttgtgtgcgagcttcacaagcaacagagttgtgcaaaatacaagaatggctacatctgaaactaataaatatatgtacaatatataatagtatatgcatttctggatgtgtatactaaatatttttctacgtgtgtgtgtgtgtgtgtgtgtgtgtgtgtgtgtgtacacatagtttacaaattaaatagagtaaacaattaataaaatatataaaaatatacagagttgagacattaCTTTAATGTAATGTCATGAGTAATCTGTATAACTGCTGCATTTTACTTAGAGAATTATATTAATATGCAATGTGACAGTTACAAAACTAATAATAAGTGTAACTTATTTGGTCACTACCAGCACAGCTAAAAGTCAAACTGGATAAAATGTTAAGCATGATTCATCTGGTGTACAGATGTTGAAGCAATGTGTGGTTGTCATTTTCACTCAGTGATGATGTCTCTGTGACAAAGATCAGACACATTTCCCAACTCGCTACTCTTCTCTCGTGCAGCAGGGAACTGGTTCAAAGTGCAGAGAGTTTGAGACACGTACACACGCATGTACTGTCAGCATTTTGGACAGATTTAGGTACAGGAGCAGAGCAGCTCAGGACAGCATGATTTGGGGGATTCTATTGACCCTTATCTTCTAATGAGGCTTATCTATTGCTGTTCAATAGGGGGTATTCCATGTGTAACCAATACTGTTGTCAGACAATAACTATTAACCAATAAATGGGGCTGGCTTTCCACAGCCTAGCATACTCTTATTGGACACTAATGAAGCTCTCCTGATAAAGATCAATATGCATGGTAACAAAGCACAAACCCAGGACTGTTGTTGTTCAGTGGTCCGTAACATGTTAACTGTCTGAATGTTaacatcctttatttatttatttttaacttttcttaaacagaagGCGTGCCTGTGTGTGCTTGAAGAAGTTAATGAGTACCAACTAATGTTGCAAAGCATTACTTACTGTCAGAACAATATAATGTTTACTGCATGAACTGCACATGCAGAGTTCAGGCAACATGTCACATCACATGCATTTCATCACATACAGGGATTGGATGTGTCTGCCCTTTTACCCAAACAAGTTCTAATCTCCAACAAAACAATTGGAGTACAAGTGGCCTCATGAATATGCATTGTGTCCCCAGTGTGGGCGTTAACCTGGCCCTGCTTGGGTTTAAATATGCAGGCTCTGCCTTTGCCTCTGCCTGCAAAGCCTGATTACTCAGAACGCACAGAAAAAGAGAATAAGAGAGTTTGTGCGTGTGCTTCGACGTAAGTattattctctttttttgtggATAGTAgaatttttgcattttaattaaatggATTAGTTGTCAGGAGTAAATCTTTGTTCTGTTTACAGAATATCTGGTTACAAttgttccttttcttttaaCAGACTCATCGACAACACAATATGGAAAACTTTGGCGAGATCATCCCATTTGCTAAGGAAATGCTGACACAGAGACCCAGCCGGAGCATGCTGAAGATCTACATGCTCGGCTCTACTCTGGCAATGCTTGGTATGGTCGGGGGACTGGTAGAGATGGCTTTCCTGCCCTTTGTGGAGAGAGATACTGAGGAGGATGAACCAGCAGAGCTTATCATcctgaagaagaaggagaagaagcagGTGCTGAAGCCACACACTGCCTCTGCTGATAGTGAAGTTGCTGATGTGGTGGATACAGTAATGCCCGAGGAAAAAGCCAAATATCTTTTGACTTCAAGGCGGAGAAGCTCAGCCAACCGCTTACATGCTTCTTAAAGAAACTTTCTCCTCTTCACATAAATGGACACTAGAGATGATG
This region of Maylandia zebra isolate NMK-2024a linkage group LG20, Mzebra_GT3a, whole genome shotgun sequence genomic DNA includes:
- the g0s2 gene encoding G0/G1 switch protein 2, producing MENFGEIIPFAKEMLTQRPSRSMLKIYMLGSTLAMLGMVGGLVEMAFLPFVERDTEEDEPAELIILKKKEKKQVLKPHTASADSEVADVVDTVMPEEKAKYLLTSRRRSSANRLHAS